In Oscillatoria acuminata PCC 6304, a single window of DNA contains:
- the cofG gene encoding 7,8-didemethyl-8-hydroxy-5-deazariboflavin synthase subunit CofG: MLTAFASCRITYSPAYTLVPTYECFNRCSYCNFRQDPGKSPWLELPDAERILKSLMGTGIREILILSGEVHPNSEKRTDWCDRLYELCELALGLGFLPHTNAGPLSFEEMARLKTVNVSMGLMVEQVTPTLLETVHRHAPSKVPGVRLQQLAWAGELKIPFTTGLLLGIGETPGDRQATLEAIGQIHQRWGHIQEVIIQPYRPGTHQSGEAPGLELKELPAEVARARAILPEAVALQVPPNLIEEPEILLACLEAGCRDLGGIGPTDEVNPDYPHLQVDRLKRILEPAGWELVERSPVYPQYHAGLSPRLRSHLIQAGYY, encoded by the coding sequence ATGCTAACTGCTTTTGCCTCCTGCCGGATCACCTACAGTCCCGCCTACACCTTGGTTCCAACCTACGAATGCTTTAACCGCTGTAGCTACTGCAACTTTCGCCAGGACCCGGGGAAAAGCCCCTGGTTAGAATTACCCGATGCGGAACGAATCCTGAAATCTCTCATGGGGACGGGGATTCGGGAAATTTTAATCCTCAGTGGCGAAGTGCATCCGAATTCTGAGAAACGCACAGACTGGTGCGATCGCCTTTATGAGTTATGCGAATTGGCCCTGGGACTAGGATTTCTGCCCCATACCAATGCCGGTCCTCTCAGTTTTGAGGAAATGGCAAGGCTAAAAACCGTTAATGTTTCTATGGGATTAATGGTGGAACAGGTGACGCCGACCCTATTGGAAACCGTACATCGTCACGCCCCCAGCAAGGTGCCAGGGGTGCGACTGCAACAATTAGCTTGGGCGGGAGAACTGAAAATTCCCTTTACCACGGGATTATTGCTGGGAATTGGAGAGACTCCAGGCGATCGCCAAGCTACCTTAGAGGCGATCGGTCAAATTCACCAGCGCTGGGGCCATATCCAGGAAGTGATTATCCAACCCTATCGTCCCGGAACCCACCAAAGCGGCGAGGCACCGGGATTGGAATTGAAGGAATTACCCGCAGAAGTAGCAAGAGCTAGAGCAATTTTACCCGAGGCAGTCGCCCTGCAAGTCCCGCCCAATTTAATCGAGGAACCAGAGATTTTATTAGCTTGTTTAGAGGCAGGATGCCGAGATTTAGGCGGAATCGGACCCACGGATGAAGTCAATCCGGACTATCCCCATCTCCAGGTTGACCGACTCAAACGGATTTTAGAACCGGCTGGTTGGGAATTAGTCGAGCGATCGCCGGTTTATCCGCAATATCATGCCGGATTAAGTCCTAGATTGCGATCGCACCTGATCCAGGCGGGATATTATTAA
- the cpdA gene encoding 3',5'-cyclic-AMP phosphodiesterase, which produces MIPASPLRLAQITDLHLFARPDRKLLGVPTLSSFEAVLRGLLSLNYARDLLLLTGDLSQDETPESYQVLRDLIRPLQIPTYWVPGNHDNLSVMESVLTESPFCADKSFEMGNWRFILLNSQIPGADRGRLSRTSLEWLDWQLYLAGNQATLIALHHPPFPVNSEWLDQINLENAEAFFGILDRYRNVKVVACGHAHQNLLFYRENIAYFATPSTCIQFMPKSIEFALDDAAPGFRLFNLYPNGTWETKVERVPIAAQPDLTALGY; this is translated from the coding sequence ATGATCCCAGCCTCTCCCTTGCGATTAGCTCAAATCACGGATCTTCATTTATTTGCCCGCCCCGATCGCAAATTGCTTGGGGTCCCCACCCTTTCATCCTTTGAGGCGGTTTTAAGAGGATTGCTCTCCCTGAATTATGCCCGAGATCTCCTCCTACTCACCGGAGACCTCTCTCAAGATGAAACCCCAGAATCTTATCAAGTTCTCCGGGATTTAATCCGTCCGTTGCAAATTCCCACCTACTGGGTTCCCGGCAATCATGACAATCTCTCCGTGATGGAGTCGGTTTTAACCGAGTCTCCCTTTTGTGCGGATAAATCCTTTGAAATGGGCAATTGGCGCTTTATCTTGCTCAACTCTCAAATACCAGGGGCCGATAGAGGACGACTCTCAAGGACGAGTTTGGAGTGGTTGGACTGGCAATTATATCTAGCTGGCAACCAGGCAACCTTGATTGCGCTGCATCATCCCCCGTTTCCCGTGAACTCGGAATGGTTGGACCAAATTAATCTGGAAAATGCTGAAGCATTTTTTGGGATTTTAGACCGTTATCGTAATGTGAAAGTGGTGGCCTGCGGTCATGCTCACCAAAATTTACTGTTTTATCGGGAAAATATCGCTTATTTTGCGACACCTTCGACTTGTATCCAGTTTATGCCGAAAAGTATTGAATTTGCTCTGGATGATGCGGCCCCAGGGTTTCGCTTGTTTAATCTCTATCCCAATGGCACTTGGGAAACGAAGGTGGAACGAGTGCCGATCGCCGCGCAACCGGATTTAACCGCCCTGGGATATTAA